The Trichoderma atroviride chromosome 5, complete sequence genome contains a region encoding:
- a CDS encoding uncharacterized protein (EggNog:ENOG41), which yields MDANDKVIAELVQTRIKVTPEQYKDVYNKRMHPILMAQPGIIATMAGVITSENGQDSKKQADGATVLSLVIWKNVDSHIGFVTGPAAGPFFEASMPLMREPPSVEHYDVDGLQPSAFNSHFAQVLKASSATNKELLASVFKRHVTTEGAEMALFSDCTEDTSKKALILFSDADQFEATCGVMDKGTGIEHYNIEWYSRGTTRSH from the coding sequence ATGGACGCAAACGACAAGGTGATTGCAGAACTCGTGCAAACACGCATCAAGGTTACCCCCGAACAGTACAAAGATGTATACAACAAACGAATGCATCCCATCTTAATGGCTCAGCCGGGAATAATTGCAACAATGGCCGGCGTAATAACTTCAGAGAATGGCCAAGACTCAAAGAAGCAAGCAGACGGTGCTACTGTACTTTCACTGGTCATTTGGAAGAACGTGGATTCGCATATTGGTTTTGTAAccggcccagcagcaggtccTTTCTTCGAAGCATCGATGCCTTTAATGCGTGAACCACCCTCTGTTGAGCATTATGATGTGGATGGCTTGCAACCGTCCGCTTTCAACAGCCACTTCGCTCAGGTACtgaaagcttcttctgccaccAACAAAGAACTCCTGGCTAGTGTATTTAAGAGACACGTAACTACCGAAGGAGCGGAAATGGCGCTATTTAGCGATTGCACAGAGGATACATCAAAAAAGGCCTTGATACTATTCAGCGACGCCGACCAGTTTGAAGCTACATGTGGTGTTATGGATAAAGGGACGGGGATTGAGCATTATAATATTGAGTGGTATTCAAGAGGAACAACAAGGTCTCATTAA
- a CDS encoding uncharacterized protein (EggNog:ENOG41), with the protein MTVAPVVALSHGGGPLPILGDPAHKEVTNSMKTRVPKILKLGTPEQPRAIVLVTAHWSTDKPVISSGAAHELFFDYYNFPAEAYALKYPAPGHPEVAQEVKAALEAEGLQSELDGKRGWDHGVFIPMLLVNPAANVPIVQLSVLESEDPTEHLKMGAALAKLRQKNIAVVGSGFASVHNFQVYHDLRNGGPGKVKQWSERIGRWNNALEQAVGAESKEERWKRVAGWREFPHANEMHPPRRGEHFMPLIVCAGAALEGEKAGLYQDKYLGAEISTFYWGAETVA; encoded by the exons ATGACTGTTGCTCCTGTGGTTGCGCTTTCACATGGCGGAG GTCCTCTCCCCATCCTCGGCGATCCTGCCCACAAGGAAGTCACCAATTCCATGAAAACCCGAGTGCCCAAGATTCTCAAGCTCGGAACTCCTGAGCAGCCTCGCGCCATTGTTCTCGTTACAGCGCATTGGTCAACAGATAAGCCAGTCATCTCATCCGGGGCAGCGcacgagctcttctttgACTACTACAACTTCCCTGCGGAAGCTTACGCGCTCAAGTACCCTGCACCTGGCCACCCGGAGGTTGCGCAGGAGGTGAAAGCCGCGCTGGAAGCAGAGGGCCTGCAATCTGAGCTGGATGGCAAGAGAGGATGGGACCACGGCGTTTTTATTCCAATGTTGTTGGTGAATCCCGCGGCCAATGTACCGATTGTTCAGCTTTCCGTGCTGGAATCAGAAGATCCAACTGAGCACTTGAAAATGGGAGCTGCGCTGGCAAAACTCCGTCAGAAAAACATTGCCGTCGTGGGCTCGGGTTTCGCCTCTGTTCACAACTTCCAGGTCTACCATGATCTACGTAACGGAGGACCTGGAAAAGTCAAGCAGTGGTCGGAGCGGATTGGTCGATGGAACAACGCGCTGGAACAGGCTGTGGGTGCGGAGAGCAAGGAGGAGCGGTGGAAGAGGGTGGCGGGCTGGAGGGAGTTTCCACATGCGAATGAGATGCATCCGCCGAGGAGGGGAGAGCATTTCATGCCGTTGATTGTGTGTGCTGGTGCGGCGTTGGAGGGGGAGAAGGCGGGATTGTATCAGGATAAGTATCTGGGAGCGGAGATTTCGACATTTTATTGGGGGGCGGAGACGGTTGCATGA
- a CDS encoding uncharacterized protein (EggNog:ENOG41~TransMembrane:1 (i42-62o)) yields the protein MRGLMMDEKAGPPAYSASGLLSPASGAAPFRGRRAGWRRSRLLQFFSAALLLLVFGQWIQIWREETKVPVLSRDKLYGDLQTCKKLKLKPQDPIGLGREKNARWIEGSKPTLIKNAVIWVGEPLEGTSEADARAGKGWEWIQGDVLLEYGLIKRVEHQISSSSLPEDTLIFDAAGRQLTTGIIDMHSHAGVDSLPSLLGNDDTNELSDNTTPWARAIDALNPLDHQIEVIKSGGVTTSLILPGSGNNMGGEAYTIKHAVGPRSGRKEISAQDMLADPDRNWRFMKMACGENAKRVHGGIDKRPFSRMGESFDFRHAFEQARALIQRQDDCCNKAHEIGVEFMSEYLPQELFWESLAAALRGQVHINTHCYTITDLEAMVDHTNEFKFPIRAFHHAHQTYLATEILKRTYGGRPPASALFADNMFYKAEAYIGSEYAGKYLYDANLTTVYVSDNPVLNAQHVLFEAAKGYRYGLPYHAALSAVTSIPAELLGFGKRLGKVKPGFDADIVVWDSDPLSVGAAPVQVWIDGTAQFEDPVELSKPKQSPIVPDTGLSYIVEEPTEMQDVLFYGIKKVLLSDDEVFESDGKPVSVFISNGKIACIGPCSPEYEAAAQKVKRRIILKNGYLTNSFTGVGRTIGLNDIDAEDVTDNGPNPTAFTRAVDGLRLDSKKLHVAAKYGVTKGISAPKFVSGSSHHGTSVGFLTAAKTVAEKGAVFDADVAVHYTLDLSARSTGSYSEIFGKLRSKLLAAASTNKTAEDPFSEDAFLQKVVAGKTVLALTIDNADGIAIALRIKSEVEEATKSKIRLAILGGAESHLVAAELGAAEVGVILLPLQVHANNWDQRRSLPGAPLTNGTTIDYLLDANVTVAIGLFEDWYVRDLGLEAGKAYHNGNGRLGEKAALDLVSGNAHKILGAKLPEDQAKGHFIISEGSPLDIGSRIKAVGSGRDKVAVFVNGSTGPSLLERLERLEESGRVQREAVDGQL from the exons ATGCGAGGCCTCATGATGGACGAAAAAGCTGGCCCTCCTGCCTACAGCGCCTCTGGCCTCCTATCACCAGCTTCTGGAGCTGCGCCTTTTCGCGGTCGGCGAGCTGGTTGGCGCCGTTCCCGCCTCTTGCAGTTCTTCTCTGCGgctttgttgctgttggtatTTGGACAATGGATACAAATATGGCGAGAGGAGACGAAAGTTCCTGTGCTCTCGCGCGACAAGCTCTACGGTGACCTGCAGACTTGCaaaaagctcaagctcaagcccCAGGATCCAATAGGACTTGGGCGAGAGAAGAACGCCAGATGGATCGAAGGCAGCAAGCCTACTCTCATCAAGAACGCTGTCATTTGGGTTGGCGAGCCTCTTGAAGGCACAAGCGAGGCTGATGCCAGAGCGGGCAAGGGCTGGGAATGGATCCAAGGCGACGTGCTGCTCGAATATGGACTCATCAAACGAGTCGAACATCAGATTTCATCAAGCTCGCTACCGGAAGACACCCTGATCTTCGATGCTGCGGGCCGTCAACTCACCACCGGCATCATCGACATGCACAGCCATGCCGGCGTCGATTCTCTGCCCAGTCTTCTAGGCAACGACGACACCAATGAACTCTCGGATAACACGACTCCGTGGGCACGAGCTATTGATGCTCTCAATCCATTGGATCACCAGATTGAAGTCATCAAGTCAGGCGGAGTCACTACTTCCCTCATCCTCCCCGGCTCCGGCAACAATATGGGTGGCGAGGCTTACACTATCAAGCACGCTGTTGGCCCCAGAAGCGGCCGCAAAGAGATCAGCGCGCAAGACATGCTCGCAGACCCGGATCGCAACTGGCGATTCATGAAGATGGCATGCGGAGAGAATGCCAAGAGGGTCCATGGAGGCATCGACAAAAGGCCATTCAGCCGCATGGGCGAAAGCTTCGATTTTCGACACGCTTTTGAGCAAGCTAGAGCTCTGATCCAGCGCCAGGATGACTGCTGCAACAAGGCTCATGAGATTGGTGTGGAATTTATGAGCGAGTATCTGCCACAAGAGCTATTCTGGGAGTCGCTTGCCGCAGCCCTTCGCGGCCAGGTCCATATCAACACTCACTGTTACACCATCACGGATCTTGAAGCAATGGTGGATCATACCAACGAGTTCAAGTTCCCAATTCGGGCTTTCCATCACGCTCATCAAACGTATCTAGCTACTGAA ATCCTCAAGCGCACATATGGAGGCCGACCACCCGCGTCGGCCCTGTTCGCTGATAACATGTTTTACAAAGCCGAAGCCTACATTGGGTCTGAGTATGCTGGCAAATATCTCTACGATGCCAACCTCACGACTGTGTATGTGAGCGACAACCCTGTTCTCAATGCTCAGCATGTCCTCTTTGAAGCCGCAAAAGGCTATCGCTATGGTCTTCCCTACCACGCTGCTCTCTCCGCTGTTACCAGCATTCctgctgagctgcttggTTTTGGTAAACGGCTAGGCAAGGTTAAGCCAGGGTTTGATGCCGATATCGTGGTTTGGGACAGCGATCCCTTGAGCGTTGGGGCTGCTCCCGTCCAAGTCTGGATCGACGGCACTGCGCAATTCGAAGACCCAGTTGAGCTCTCAAAGCCTAAACAAAGCCCTATTGTACCCGATACCGGGCTATCTTACATCGTCGAAGAGCCAACTGAGATGCAAGATGTTCTTTTCTATGGCATTAAAAAGGTTCTTCTGTCTGATGATGAGGTTTTCGAATCTGATGGCAAGCCTGTGtctgtcttcatctccaatGGGAAGATTGCTTGCATTGGTCCTTGCAGTCCGGAATATGAGGCAGCTGCCCAAAAGGTGAAGCGGCGAATCATCCTAAAGAATGGTTATCTCACCAACTCTTTCACTGGCGTCGGTCGAACCATTGGCTTGAACGATATCGACGCTGAAGATGTAACCGACAATGGGCCGAACCCAACCGCCTTCACTCGTGCTGTCGATGGACTTCGGCTGGACAGCAAGAAGCTACATGTTGCTGCTAAATATGGTGTTACCAAGGGCATCTCTGCTCCAAAGTTTGTAAGTGGCAGCTCCCATCACGGCACCAGTGTTGGCTTCCTCACCGCGGCCAAGACTGTCGCCGAGAAGGGCGCGGTATTTGATGCCGATGTCGCCGTTCATTACACGCTTGACCTTAGCGCTCGCAGCACTGGCAGTTACTCTGAGATATTTGGCAAGTTGCGAAGTAAGCtccttgcagctgcttctaCTAATAAGACAGCTGAGGATCCCTTCTCAGAAGATGCCTTTTTGCAAAAAGTGGTTGCTGGAAAGACGGTCTTGGCTCTTACTATCGATAATGCGGACGGCATTGCCATTGCGTTGAGGATCAAGTCAGAAGTCGAAGAGGCCACCAAGTCGAAGATAAGATTGGCCATTCTCGGCGGCGCAGAGTCTCATCTCGTTGCAGCAGAGCTAGGCGCCGCGGAGGTTGGCGTCATcttgcttcctcttcagGTGCATGCGAATAACTGGGACCAACGCCGTTCTCTTCCCGGCGCGCCACTGACAAACGGTACGACGATTGATTACCTGCTTGATGCCAACGTTACGGTCGCCATTGGCCTGTTTGAAGACTGGTATGTGCGTGACTTGGGACTTGAAGCCGGCAAAGCGTACCACAATGGCAACGGACGGCTGGGAGAGAAGGCTGCCCTGGATCTTGTAAGTGGAAACGCACACAAGATCCTTGGAGCCAAGCTGCCAGAGGATCAAGCAAAGGGCCACTTCATCATCAGTGAGGGAAGTCCGTTGGATATTGGATCTCGAATCAAAGCCGTTGGCAGTGGCAGGGACAAAGTGGCGGTCTTTGTCAACGGCTCAACGGGTCCATCTTTGTTGGAAAGGCTGGAAAGGCTGGAAGAAAGTGGTCGTGTTCAGCGTGAGGCGGTAGATGGGCAATTGTAG
- a CDS encoding uncharacterized protein (EggNog:ENOG41~TransMembrane:11 (o20-53i65-89o95-112i200-221o634-651i658-679o699-732i744-765o771-791i803-823o899-917i)), translating into MSEVTESFKGRPVLIKHKSFAYFHPAAFCIAQIAADIPVILVQVSAFSLILYFMVGLTMSAGHFFTFWIIVVATTFCMTALFRAIGAAFSTFDGASKVSGLIISATIMYNGYMIQKPRMHPWFVWLFWIDPMAYGFDAILSNEFHGKIIPCVGPNIVPNGPGFTDSGAQACAGVGGAVPGQTFVDGDLYLASLSYSHSHVWRNFGIIWAWWALFVAITIYFTTKWKLSSENGPSLLIPREQSKLVNAVRQVDEEGQVSSESGHVSEKDDATVNAQSDNNSTDDTAAQGNLIRNSSVFTWKNLCYTVKTPSGDRLLLDNVQGWVKPGNLTALMGSSGAGKTTLLDVLAQRKTEGTIRGSIQVDGRPLPVSFQRSAGYCEQLDVHEAYATVREALEFSALLRQSRDTPREEKLAYVNTIIDLLELHDIADTLIGEVGAGLSVEQRKRVTIGVELVSKPSILIFLDEPTSGLDGQSAYHTVRFLRKLAAVGQAVLVTIHQPSAQLFAQFDTLLLLAKGGKTVYFGEIGDQAKVVKEYFARYDAACPTEVNPAEHMIDVVSGQLSQGKDWNDVWLASPEYANMTTELDRIIDEAASKPPGTVDDGNEFATTLWEQTKLVTQRMNVSLYRNADYVNNKFALHIFSALFNGFSFWMVKDSIGDLQLKLFTIFNFIFVAPGVLAQLQPLFIHRRNIFETREKKSKMYSWIAFVTALIVSEIPYLIVCAVLYFVCWYYTVGFPGDSHRAGGTFFVMLCYEFLYTGMGQFIAAYAPNEVFAVLANPVVIGTLVSFCGVLVPYAQIQEFWRYWIYYLNPFNYLMGSMLVFNLWGAEIKCSEHEFATFNPPNGTTCGDYLKDYLAAGPGAVADLINPSATANCQVCSYSKGQDYLRTLNLKEYYYGWRDAGIVVLMVFSSYALVYLLMKLRTKMSKKAE; encoded by the exons ATGTCTGAGGTCACCGAGTCGTTCAAAGGCCGCCCTGTCCTGATTAAACACAAGTCATTTGCGTACTTCCACCCCGCGGCCTTTTGCATTGCGCAGATTGCGGCCGATATTCCCGTCATCCTGGTACAAGTCTCTGCCTTCTCCCTGATTCTGTATTTCATGGTTGGTTTGACAATGTCTGCGGGCCACTTCTTTACTTTCTGGATCATTGTTGTGGCTACCACCTTT TGTATGACTGCCCTTTTCAGAGCTATTGGTGCGGCTTTCAGTACGTTTGATGGCGCATCCAAAGTTTCAGGTTTGATCATTTCTGCTACCATCATGTACAACGGCTACATGATTCAGAAGCCACGCATGCACCCCTGGTTTGTCTGGCTCTTCTGGATCGACCCCATGGCTTATGGATTCGATGCCATTCTCTCAAATGAGTTTCACGGCAAGATCATCCCTTGTGTCGGCCCTAACATTGTTCCCAATGGCCCCGGCTTCACTGATTCAGGCGCTCAAGCTTGTGCTGGTGTGGGTGGTGCAGTGCCGGGACAGACTTTTGTCGATGGCGACTTGTACCTTGCGTCACTCTCTTACAGCCATTCTCATGTGTGGAGGAACTTTGGCATCATCTGGGCATGGTGGGCTCTGTTTGTGGCCATTACCATTTACTTCACCACAAAGTGGAAGCTGTCATCAGAGAACGGACCCAGCTTGCTTATTCCCCGAGAGCAGTCCAAGCTTGTCAATGCTGTCCGCCAAGTCGACGAAGAGGGCCAGGTGTCGTCAGAATCAGGTCACGTTTCAGAGAAGGATGATGCTACTGTCAACGCACAGTCCGATAACAACTCGACCGATGATACCGCCGCTCAGGGCAACCTCATTCGCAATTCCTCCGTTTTCACCTGGAAGAACCTCTGCTACACCGTCAAGACACCCTCAGGCGACCGTCTGTTGCTGGATAACGTTCAGGGTTGGGTTAAGCCTGGAAATTTGACTGCTTTGATGGGATCGTCCGGTGCGGGAAAGACTACCCTGCTTGATGTCCTTGCTCAGCGAAAGACTGAAGGCACTATTCGTGGCTCCATCCAGGTTGACGGTCGACCACTGCCCGTCTCTTTCCAACGATCCGCCGGTTACTGTGAACAGCTCGATGTGCACGAGGCCTACGCCACTGTCCGAGAGGCTTTGGAGTTCTCTGCCCTGCTTCGACAGAGCCGTGATACGCCGCGtgaggagaagctggcctACGTAAACACCATTATCGATCTCTTGGAACTTCACGACATTGCCGACACCTTGATTGGTGAAGTAGGCGCAGGATTGAGCGTTGAACAGCGCAAGCGTGTCACGATTGGTGTTGAACTTGTCTCTAAGCCTAGCATCTTGATCTTCCTGGACGAGCCCACTTCTGGTCTAGACGGCCAGTCTGCCTACCACACTGTCCGTTTCTTACGAAAGCTCGCTGCCGTTGGTCAAGCCGTTTTGGTCACCATCCACCAGCCTTCTGCTCAGCTGTTTGCTCAATTCGATACGCTTTTGTTGCTCGCAAAGGGTGGCAAGACTGTTTATTTCGGAGAGATTGGTGACCAGGCCAAGGTCGTCAAGGAATACTTTGCTCGCTACGATGCCGCGTGCCCAACAGAAGTGAACCCTGCCGAGCACATGATTGATGTGGTTTCAGGACAGCTCTCTCAGGGCAAGGATTGGAACGACGTCTGGCTCGCCTCCCCCGAGTATGCCAACATGACCACAGAGCTTGATCGAAtcattgacgaggctgcATCCAAGCCTCCTGGCACTGTTGATGACGGTAACGAATTTGCTACAACCCTATGGGAGCAGACCAAGCTTGTCACACAACGCATGAATGTCAGCTTGTACCGCAACGCCGACTACGTCAACAACAAATTCGCGCTGCACATTTTCTCGGCTCTTTTCAACGGTTTCTCTTTCTGGATGGTTAAAGACTCCATCGGCGATTTGCAGTTGAAGCTTTTTaccatcttcaacttcatttTCGTCGCGCCAGGTGTActtgcccagctgcagcctctcttcatccaccGCCGAAACATCTTCGAGACTCGCGAGAAGAAGTCCAAGATGTACTCATGGATTGCTTTCGTAACTGCGCTTATTGTTTCGGAAATCCCTTACCTCATCGTTTGCGCTGTGCTCTACTTTGTGTGCTGGTATTACACTGTGGGCTTCCCCGGCGACTCTCACCGCGCCGGAGGAACCTTCTTTGTCATGCTCTGCTACGAGTTCCTCTACACTGGTATGGGTCAGTTCATTGCTGCATACGCGCCCAACGAGGTCTTTGCTGTCTTGGCGAACCCTGTCGTTATTGGAACTCTTGTTTCCTTCTGTGGTGTCTTGGTGCCTTACGCCCAGATTCAGGAGTTTTGGAGATACTGGATTTACTACCTCAATCCTTTCAACTATCTCATGGGAAGCATGTTGGTTTTCAACCTGTGGGGAGCAGAAATCAAGTGTTCCGAGCACGAATTCGCCACTTTCAATCCTCCCAACGGCACAACTTGCGGAGATTATCTCAAGGACTATCTGGCAGCAGGCCCAGGTGCCGTGGCAGATCTCATCAACCCCAGCGCCACGGCCAACTGCCAAGTGTGCTCATACTCCAAGGGCCAAGACTATCTCCGCACATTGAACCTGAAGGAATACTACTACGGCTGGCGAGATGCTGGTATCGTGGTGCTGATGGTGTTTAGCTCGTACGCTTTGGTGTACCTGCTGATGAAGCTCCGAACAAAGATGTCCAAGAAGGCTGAGTAg
- a CDS encoding uncharacterized protein (EggNog:ENOG41~TransMembrane:1 (o448-468i)) produces MSGQKFAAICDQNGIPRFTPLGEKYIYAQTGQWPHFHNESTFAFESTGQASSGVSNQYSPRGQLNRAPADQLPEQWITNTLFDLFLQSEFRLAFPLVDRDLFKDTIRRAYESPETNPTIEEISSKACVFAFLSLSSHHFAALSVSNHVDSDGCAKQAQILIADFIEDASVTTLQVMVLLVCHREYLIYYAVSNAFTLQLMNEALCGRLEASSMYHAIACRTVYALGGHTLISDPPEDRDLTVKELEERQIRLLFWLCYLFDKDIALRSGQPPIMSDEFCDLTLPKDYLKHRFSNNLNIPQNIRKPFLPNDLRLSILKSKAVRALYSVGSLRKSDAELLHTIRELDEELENWRMSIPAEYAPSLSIRKDVKLAKDISQLTSMLHIELHLDYHYLLNIIHCASGRCVADWNESGQEMIFGLESSLDISVEASRSTLIYLSEAAPRLAGEAFWVFIFYPVSALLSLFFNILRNPRHEYAAHDMELLTLATKVIRSMPILRVTTHEVEYLRKMDAFVEELGRLSQAAIAKAQNESA; encoded by the exons ATGTCAGGGCAGAAGTTTGCTGCTATATGCGACCAGAATGGCATTCCCCGTTTTACTCCTCTTGGCGAGAAGTATATATACGCTCAGACGGGGCAGTGGCCTCATTTCCACAACGAGAGCACCTTTGCCTTCGAATCTACTGGCCAGGCCTCTTCTGGTGTTTCAAATCAATATTCTCCTAGGGGACAGTTAAACCGAGCACCAGCCGATCAACTCCCAGAACAATGGATCACCAACACATTGTTcgatctttttttgcaatcGGAATTCCGCCTTGCCTTTCCCCTTGTCGATCGTGACCTATTCAAAGACACAATACGAAGAGCCTATGAATCGCCAGAGACGAACCCGACAATTGAGGAAATTAGCAGTAAAGCATGCGTTTTCGCTTTCCTGTCCCTCAGCAGCCATCATTTTGCTGCCCTGAGCGTCTCAAATCATGTCGACAGCGATGGCTGTGCTAAGCAGGCGCAAATCTTGATAGCCGACTTTATTGAGGACGCCAGTGTCACGACGTTACAAGTGATGGTACTATTGGTATGTCATCGCGAGTATTTGATATATTACGCTGTTTCTAATGCCTTTACTTTGCAGCTCATGAATGAAGCCCTCTGTGGCCGCCTAGAAGCATCGTCCATGTACCACGCCATTGCGTGCCGTACAGTCTATGCTCTGGGGGGACATACTCTTATAAGTGATCCACCAGAGGATCGTGATCTTACGGTCAAAGAGCTCGAAGAGCGTCAGATTCGACTATTATTCTGGCTGTGCTATCTCTTTGACAAAGACATAGCCTTGAGAAGTGGCCAGCCTCCTATCATGAGCGACGAGTTTTGTGATCTCACGCTTCCCAAAGATTACTTGAAGCATCGCTTCTCGAATAATCTCAACATTCCACAAAATATTCGAAAGCCGTTCTTGCCCAACGACCTTCGGTTAAGTATACTTAAATCGAAAGCTGTCAGGGCACTTTACTCCGTGGGCTCACTGCGTAAATCCGATGCCGAACTTCTTCACACCATTCGAGAGCTTGACGAAGAATTGGAAAACTGGCGCATGTCAATACCGGCAGAGTACGCACCGTCGCTCAGTATTCGCAAAGATGTCAAACTTGCCAAGGATATCAGCCAGTTGACGAGCATGCTCCATATCGAACTGCATTTGGACTACCATTACCTCTTGAATATTATTCACTGCGCAAGTGGTAGATGTGTGGCAGACTGGAATGAATCTGGCCAGGAAATGATCTTTGGGCTAGAATCCAGCCTTGATATCTCTGTTGAAGCTAGTCGATCGACTCTCATTTATCTCAGTGAAGCTGCACCACGGCTAGCCGGTGAAGCATTCTG GGTCTTCATCTTTTACCCTGTTTCCGCACTTCTCAGtctcttttttaatatcCTACGAAATCCTCGGCACGAATATGCAGCTCACGATATGGAGCTACTTACCTTGGCAACAAAGGTTATCAGAAGTATGCCTATTCTCAGAGTTACGACCCACGAGGTCGAATACTTGCGCAAAATGGACGCATTTGTTGAGGAGCTAGGTCGGCTTAGCCAAGCGGCAATTGCAAAGGCGCAGAATGAGAGTGCCTAA
- a CDS encoding uncharacterized protein (EggNog:ENOG41): MESSYGETLTDLNASVGEKEAVDNSWFMKPEITAINDRDKASGFQARELGVTFQNLTVEAISADAAIHENVVSQFNIPKLIKESRQKPPLKKILDNAHGCVKPGEMLLVLGRPGSGCTTLLNMLANRRNGYAQISGDVSFGSMKAEEAKRYRGQIIMNTEEEIFFPSLTVGQTMDFATRLKVPYNLPNGMTSQEEIRLETRKFLLKSMGIEHTEDTKVGDAFVRGVSGGERKRVSIIECLASKGSVFCWDNSTRGLDASTALEWAKAVRAMTDVLGLASIVTLYQAGNGIYNLFDKVLVLDEGKEIYYGPMREARPFMENLGFICDDGANVADFLTGVTVPTERKVRDEMKLKFPPNCRRHPQRIRTDCCSRSSDY, from the exons ATGGAGTCCTCATACGGCGAGACGCTTACAGACCTCAACGCTTCAGtgggggaaaaagaagctgtcgATAATAGCTGGTTTATGAAGCCGGAAATCACCGCCATCAATGACCGCGACAAAGCTTCCGGCTTCCAAGCCCGAGAGCTCGGAGTCACATTCCAGAACCTCACAGTCGAGGCTATCAGCGCCGATGCAGCCATCCACGAAAACGTCGTCTCCCAGTTCAACATCCCCAAACTGATAAAGGAATCTCGCCAAAAGCCGCCTTTGAAGAAGATCCTCGATAATGCCCATGGATGTGTCAAGCCCGGGGAGATGCTCCTCGTGCTGGGTCGACCAGGGTCTGGATGTACCACACTACTCAACATGTTGGCCAACAGACGGAATGGATATGCTCAGATTTCCGGCGACGTTTCTTTTGGCTCCATGAAGGCCGAAGAGGCAAAACGTTATCGGGGCCAGATTATTATGAACactgaagaagaaatctTCTTCCCATCGTTGACTGTGGGACAGACTATGGACTTTGCAACACGATTAAAAGTCCCATACAACTTGCCCAACGGCATGACTAGCCAGGAGGAAATCCGCCTGGAGACCCGAAAGTTTCTTCTCAAGTCCATGGGTATTGAGCACACGGAAGATACCAAAGTCGGTGATGCTTTTGTCCGAGGTGTTTCTGGAGGAGAACGGAAGCGAGTGTCCATCATCGAGTGTCTCGCATCCAAGGGCAGTGTCTTCTGCTGGGACAACTCAACGCGTGGTCTTGATGCCAGCAC TGCTCTTGAGTGGGCAAAGGCCGTTCGAGCCATGACCGATGTCCTCGGCTTGGCTTCCATCGTTACTCTATACCAAGCGGGCAACGGCATCTATAACCTCTTCGACAAAGTTCTCGTTTTAGACGAAGGCAAAGAAATCTACTACGGCCCCATGCGCGAGGCTCGACCATTCATGGAGAACCTGGGCTTCATCTGTGACGATGGAGCCAACGTGGCTGACTTCCTCACCGGTGTGACCGTCCCTACCGAGAGAAAAGtccgagatgagatgaagctCAAGTTCCCCCCGAACTGCAGGCGCCATCCGCAGCGAATACGAACAGACTGCTGTTCACGATCAAGCGATTACTGA
- a CDS encoding uncharacterized protein (EggNog:ENOG41), whose protein sequence is MAIQIRDATEEDMPAVARLAGVTFHPTTDWITRQVFPLHLQPKNIPDGDASLPWRQLRKTASFNTSNCTIKLAIDTALNDQIVGFAVWEQPVEDEKPPIAPADPELPSDVTDMKIFEELKSILKEDHKASFGDRGLKDVWRLSPLPISLHVPPILLYMLSNAVNR, encoded by the coding sequence ATGGCAATTCAGATAAGAGACGcaacagaagaagacatgCCCGCCGTGGCACGGCTTGCAGGCGTCACGTTCCACCCGACAACCGATTGGATCACTCGCCAAGTTTttcctctgcatctgcagccGAAGAATATCCCCGATGGCGACGCATCTCTACCCTGGCGCCAGCTAAGAAAGACTGCGAGCTTCAATACATCAAATTGCACGATTAAATTAGCCATAGATACCGCCTTGAACGACCAAATTGTTGGCTTCGCTGTGTGGGAGCAGCCAGTCGAAGATGAGAAGCCCCCAATTGCGCCTGCAGACCCAGAGCTGCCTTCAGATGTAACGGACATGAAGATTTTCGAGGAGCTCAAGTCAATCTTGAAAGAGGACCATAAAGCCAGCTTTGGCGATAGAGGACTGAAAGACGTGTGGCGTTTGTCTCCCCTTCCTATATCTCTACATGTGCCACCCATTTTGCTTTACATGTTGAGCAACGCAGTTAACCGATAA